One Caretta caretta isolate rCarCar2 chromosome 24, rCarCar1.hap1, whole genome shotgun sequence genomic region harbors:
- the LOC125626056 gene encoding protein S100-A2: protein MLVSPLDSTKRDGLASEPPHQASAMAGLQTLQEALAVLVCTFQRYSKQEGDRFMLSRGELKELLEKELPSLGDVQVKEGAFEELLNILDVNRDREVDFQEYIRFVAVACTLCHEFFLDSPVVLPRGQ, encoded by the exons ATGCTGGTTTCCCCTCTAGACTCCACAAAGAGAGACGGATTGGCCTCAGAACCG CCCCACCAGGCGTCAGCTATGGCAGGTCTGCAGACCCTGCAGGAGGCGCTGGCTGTGCTGGTTTGCACTTTCCAGCGCTATTCCAAACAGGAAGGTGACAGATTCATGCTCAGCAGAGGGGAGCTGAAGGAGCTGCTGGAGAAGGAGCTGCCCAGCCTGGGAGAT GTACAAGTGAAGGAAGGCGCCTTTGAGGAACTGCTGAACATCCTGGATGTGAACAGAGACAGGGAAGTTGACTTCCAGGAGTACATCCGCTTCGTGGCGGTGGCCTGCACCTTATGCCACGAGTTTTTCTTGGACTCCCCTGTAGTTCTGCCACGTGGACAATAA
- the S100A5 gene encoding protein S100-A5 produces MWTCTMETPLEKALATLVCTFHKYSGKEGSKLTLSKGELKELVKNELGLGDRMKEGGIEQLMKSLDRNSDQEIDFKEYSVFLSTLCMAYNDFFRGGSK; encoded by the exons ATGTGGACGTGCACCATGGAAACGCCTCTGGAAAAGGCCTTGGCAACCTTAGTCTGCACCTTCCACAAGTACTCGGggaaggaaggcagcaagctgacCCTGAGCAAGGGGGAACTGAAGGAGCTGGTGAAGaacgagctggggctgggggat AGAATGAAGGAGGGAGGCATTGAGCAGCTCATGAAAAGCCTAGACCGGAACAGCGACCAGGAAATCGACTTCAAGGAATACTCGGTTTTCCTGTCCACCTTGTGCATGGCCTACAATGACTTCTTCCGGGGAGGGAGCAAgtag
- the S100A6 gene encoding protein S100-A6 has protein sequence MACPLDQAIGLLVCTFHKYSEKEGDKNTLSKKELKELIKKELTLGAKLNDAEIVGLMEDLDRNKDQEVNFQEYLTFLGALSMIYNDALKGYKK, from the exons ATGGCATGCCCTCTGGACCAGGCCATCGGGCTCTTGGTTTGCACTTTCCACAAGTACTCGGAAAAGGAAGGGGACAAGAACACGCTGAGCAAGAAGGAGCTGAAAGAGCTAATCAAGAAGGAGTTGACCCTCGGGGCG AAACTGAACGATGCTGAAATTGTTGGGCTCATGGAGGATCTGGACCGGAACAAGGACCAGGAAGTCAACTTCCAGGAGTACCTCACTTTCCTGGGTGCCCTGTCCATGATTTACAACGATGCTTTGAAGGGATATAAGAAGTAG